Proteins from one Caldilineales bacterium genomic window:
- the amrB gene encoding AmmeMemoRadiSam system protein B yields MPASPLLRPLDIRPTLHQGRPSLLLRDPLDLSDHTLVVPQALGPALALCDGQHPPARLTARLRIDYGLRIDQAAVDTLIAALDQACFLHNERSALALADALSAYRQAPFRPPTIAGSGYPADPAELQVEFDAWLEAAGPVVPMPASGKALISPHIDYARGHKVYAQVWKRAAEMAQAAEIVIVFGTDHFGGLNPLTLTRQNYATPYGILPTDQEAVETLATAIGNEAAFAGELYHRREHSIELVLVWLHHMRRGRPVAVVPILTGSYQHLDGSPTPVLAALRQVAHGRRALVVASGDLAHVGPVFGGEAVGLIERAALRAHDDDLIAHLSAGDAEAMLGFIRNLEDRNNVCGVTPFYLMLKLVGSVEGQRAGYAVCPADERNTSVVSVCGMVFG; encoded by the coding sequence GTGCCAGCATCCCCCCTTCTTCGCCCCCTCGACATCCGCCCCACCCTCCATCAGGGCCGGCCTTCGCTGCTCTTGCGCGACCCGCTCGACCTCAGCGACCACACCCTGGTCGTCCCCCAGGCGCTTGGCCCCGCCCTGGCCCTGTGCGATGGTCAGCACCCGCCCGCCCGCCTCACCGCCCGGCTGCGGATCGACTATGGCTTGCGCATCGACCAGGCGGCTGTCGATACGTTGATCGCGGCGCTCGACCAGGCCTGCTTCCTGCACAACGAGCGTTCGGCGCTGGCGCTGGCGGATGCCCTCTCCGCCTATCGGCAGGCCCCGTTCCGCCCGCCCACCATCGCCGGCAGCGGCTATCCCGCCGACCCGGCCGAGTTGCAGGTCGAATTCGACGCCTGGCTGGAAGCCGCCGGCCCTGTCGTGCCCATGCCAGCCAGCGGCAAGGCGTTGATCAGCCCGCACATCGACTATGCTCGCGGCCACAAAGTCTATGCCCAGGTGTGGAAGCGGGCGGCCGAGATGGCGCAGGCGGCCGAGATCGTCATCGTGTTCGGGACAGACCACTTCGGCGGCCTGAACCCCCTCACCCTCACCCGCCAGAACTATGCCACCCCCTATGGCATCCTTCCCACCGACCAGGAAGCCGTCGAGACCCTCGCGACGGCCATCGGCAACGAAGCCGCCTTCGCCGGGGAACTCTACCATCGTCGCGAGCATTCGATCGAGTTGGTGCTCGTCTGGCTCCACCACATGCGCCGGGGGCGTCCGGTCGCCGTTGTCCCCATCCTCACCGGCTCCTACCAGCATCTCGACGGCTCCCCCACCCCTGTGCTGGCGGCCTTACGGCAGGTCGCTCATGGTCGCCGGGCGCTGGTGGTGGCCTCGGGCGATCTGGCTCACGTCGGCCCGGTCTTCGGCGGCGAAGCGGTGGGGCTGATCGAGCGGGCCGCCTTGCGCGCTCACGACGATGACCTGATCGCCCATCTCTCCGCGGGCGATGCCGAGGCGATGCTTGGTTTCATCCGCAACCTCGAAGACCGCAACAATGTCTGCGGCGTCACGCCCTTCTATTTGATGCTGAAGTTGGTTGGTTCTGTAGAAGGTCAGCGCGCCGGCTACGCCGTTTGCCCGGCCGACGAGCGCAACACCTCGGTCGTCTCGGTGTGTGGGATGGTGTTTGGGTAA
- a CDS encoding SCP2 sterol-binding domain-containing protein, which translates to MAFQFPSAEWVAAFKDAVNASEAYRVSAAKWEGDFHFIVEPKGSLKQPVKFYLDLWHGECREAHLVGEGETKEPEFIIQGSIDTFRQIFDKKLDPIRALVSGKLKLKGNLGKIMRSVKATLDLVNAASTVPTLYPEGS; encoded by the coding sequence ATGGCTTTTCAATTCCCGTCCGCCGAATGGGTGGCTGCCTTCAAGGACGCCGTCAACGCCAGCGAGGCATACCGAGTTTCGGCGGCCAAGTGGGAAGGCGATTTTCACTTCATCGTCGAACCTAAAGGCTCGCTCAAGCAGCCGGTCAAGTTCTATCTCGACCTCTGGCATGGCGAATGCCGCGAGGCGCATCTGGTGGGGGAGGGTGAGACAAAGGAGCCAGAGTTCATCATCCAGGGCAGCATCGACACCTTCCGCCAGATCTTCGACAAGAAACTCGACCCCATCCGGGCGCTGGTGAGCGGCAAACTGAAGCTGAAGGGCAATCTCGGCAAGATCATGCGCTCGGTCAAGGCCACGCTCGACCTGGTGAACGCCGCCAGCACTGTGCCCACCCTCTATCCCGAAGGATCGTGA
- a CDS encoding iron-containing alcohol dehydrogenase, producing MWFFKAPEVIYGEEALNYLAELQGERAFIVTDPVLHKLGFTEIVSEHLRTAGMQIGVFTEVEPEPSLQTVQRGAEMLCEFQPDWIVGLGGGSAMDAAKAMWVLYERPDVQPDCIAPFLYLGLGKLARLIAIPTTAGTGAEATGALVLTDLSDGRKVSVISRETVPTLAIVDPSLSKKLPQRITADTGLDVLVHAIEGYTCTFHNDFSDGPCLKALQLVFDYLPRAYEDGEDMEARERMANAAAIAGIGFGNSLAGLAHAMGHAFGATFKIPHGRTVALFLPYVMEFTASLPADITRYCDLAHTLRLPEASEDDALMAPAVVAAVRDLERRLGQPLTVAEFGIGRAEYEAKIEQMCEFAEGDGTITVNARVPERDELIRLFRYAYDGKSVDF from the coding sequence ATGTGGTTTTTCAAAGCACCTGAAGTCATCTACGGCGAGGAAGCGCTCAATTACCTGGCTGAATTGCAGGGCGAGCGCGCTTTCATCGTCACCGACCCCGTCCTCCATAAGTTGGGCTTTACCGAGATCGTCTCGGAGCACCTGCGCACGGCCGGGATGCAGATAGGGGTCTTCACCGAGGTCGAGCCGGAACCCTCTCTGCAAACGGTGCAACGCGGGGCCGAGATGTTGTGCGAGTTTCAGCCCGACTGGATCGTGGGTCTGGGCGGCGGTTCGGCGATGGATGCGGCCAAGGCCATGTGGGTGCTGTACGAACGACCGGATGTGCAGCCCGACTGCATCGCCCCCTTCCTCTATCTGGGTCTTGGCAAGCTGGCGCGGCTGATCGCTATCCCTACCACCGCCGGCACCGGGGCCGAGGCCACCGGCGCCCTGGTGCTCACCGATCTGAGCGATGGCCGCAAGGTTTCGGTGATCTCGCGCGAGACCGTGCCCACCCTGGCCATCGTCGATCCCAGCCTGAGCAAGAAGCTGCCGCAACGCATCACCGCCGACACCGGCCTGGATGTGCTCGTCCATGCCATCGAGGGCTACACCTGCACGTTCCACAACGATTTCAGCGACGGTCCCTGCCTGAAGGCTCTGCAACTCGTGTTCGACTACCTCCCCCGCGCCTACGAGGACGGCGAAGACATGGAAGCCCGCGAGCGCATGGCCAACGCCGCCGCCATCGCCGGCATCGGCTTCGGCAATTCGTTGGCCGGGTTGGCGCACGCCATGGGGCACGCCTTCGGCGCCACCTTCAAGATCCCACACGGTCGCACCGTCGCCCTCTTCTTGCCCTACGTGATGGAGTTCACGGCCAGCCTGCCGGCTGATATCACCCGCTACTGCGACCTGGCCCACACCCTGCGCCTGCCCGAAGCCAGCGAGGACGATGCCCTCATGGCCCCCGCCGTGGTCGCCGCCGTGCGCGATCTGGAGCGCCGCCTGGGGCAGCCATTGACCGTGGCAGAGTTTGGCATCGGCCGGGCAGAGTACGAGGCCAAGATCGAGCAGATGTGCGAGTTTGCCGAAGGCGACGGCACGATCACGGTCAACGCCCGCGTCCCCGAACGTGACGAGTTGATCCGGCTTTTCCGCTACGCCTACGACGGGAAGAGCGTCGATTTCTAG
- a CDS encoding aldehyde ferredoxin oxidoreductase family protein — protein MPIPQHFTPAPPTLLPGYMGKILRLDLNTGRMWDEPLNESYARDFIGGSGLGARYLADYADGDTDPLGPENPLIFMTGPLVGTSTPAAGRFSVVARSPATGLTGEGNSGGYWGPELRRTGYDGVIVTGQAATPVWLELREGAHPRLHDAAELWGLDLYQTQSAVREWMGNNRVRVACIGPAGENLVLFAGVMNDHGRAAARTGLGAVMGSKKLKAIAVSGRADVPLHDPNANKHANRELTNHVIEDLTTQMMRLGGSLLSMDVGPIVGDVSAYYYRTNVLDGIEDHINSGQLSDRFLKRHVPCFRCPIACGREIELPGRVERVVDGPEYETASGFGPQLGVTDLEAVAYAGHLCNRLGLDTISCSSTIALAYALFDEGVIDESISDGLALRWGDPTPVPILIEKIAHRQGIGELMAQGAARMAAALGAPERAVHVNKLELPFHDVRAHSGQGLVYAVSTRGACHMVGDVYHWEQGREAPEVGIMYGDPREESLEKVQMVARVIDFRAFTNSAILCHFEDVLIPQLLELFGTITGWYWTPDDLMQAGERIYTFKRVLNHRFGLTRANDALPKPVLQALDDGPTAGYAPDLETLLAFYYQVRNWDPVSGRPCPEKLSELGLADFTPELWGAASGQASGPDA, from the coding sequence ATGCCGATTCCCCAGCATTTCACTCCCGCCCCGCCCACGCTGCTGCCCGGCTACATGGGCAAGATTCTGCGCCTAGATCTGAACACGGGCAGGATGTGGGACGAGCCGCTGAATGAGAGCTACGCTCGCGACTTCATCGGCGGCAGTGGGCTGGGCGCGCGCTATCTGGCCGATTACGCTGATGGGGACACTGACCCGCTGGGGCCAGAGAATCCTCTCATCTTCATGACCGGGCCGCTGGTGGGGACGAGCACCCCGGCTGCCGGGCGTTTCTCGGTGGTGGCGCGCTCGCCTGCCACCGGGCTGACGGGAGAGGGCAATTCGGGCGGCTACTGGGGGCCAGAGCTGCGGCGCACGGGCTATGATGGCGTCATCGTCACCGGCCAGGCGGCTACACCGGTCTGGCTGGAGCTGCGCGAGGGCGCCCACCCGCGGCTGCATGACGCCGCCGAGCTGTGGGGGCTGGATCTGTATCAAACGCAGAGCGCCGTGCGCGAGTGGATGGGAAACAATCGGGTCAGGGTGGCCTGCATTGGGCCGGCGGGCGAGAATCTGGTGCTGTTTGCGGGGGTGATGAACGACCACGGTCGCGCCGCCGCTCGCACCGGGCTGGGGGCGGTCATGGGCAGCAAAAAGCTCAAGGCCATCGCCGTCAGTGGGCGGGCCGATGTGCCCTTGCACGACCCCAACGCCAACAAGCACGCCAACCGCGAGCTGACGAACCATGTCATCGAAGACCTCACCACGCAAATGATGCGGCTGGGCGGCAGCCTGCTGAGCATGGACGTCGGCCCCATCGTCGGCGATGTCTCGGCCTACTACTACCGCACCAATGTACTCGACGGCATCGAAGACCACATCAACTCCGGCCAGCTCAGCGACCGCTTCCTCAAACGCCATGTGCCCTGCTTCCGCTGCCCTATCGCCTGTGGCCGCGAGATCGAACTGCCGGGCCGGGTGGAGAGGGTGGTGGACGGGCCGGAGTACGAGACGGCATCAGGTTTCGGCCCGCAGTTGGGCGTCACCGATCTGGAAGCGGTGGCCTATGCCGGGCATCTGTGCAATCGCCTGGGGCTGGACACGATCTCGTGCAGCTCGACCATCGCCCTGGCCTACGCCCTGTTCGATGAAGGCGTCATCGACGAAAGCATCAGCGATGGGCTGGCGTTGCGCTGGGGCGACCCGACGCCCGTCCCCATCCTGATCGAGAAGATCGCCCATCGCCAGGGCATCGGCGAACTGATGGCGCAAGGCGCGGCGCGCATGGCCGCGGCCCTGGGCGCACCCGAGCGGGCGGTGCATGTCAACAAGCTGGAGCTGCCCTTCCATGATGTGCGCGCCCATAGCGGCCAGGGGTTGGTCTATGCCGTCTCGACGCGCGGCGCTTGCCACATGGTCGGCGATGTCTACCACTGGGAGCAGGGCCGGGAAGCGCCGGAGGTCGGGATCATGTATGGCGACCCGCGCGAGGAATCGCTGGAAAAAGTGCAGATGGTCGCCCGCGTGATCGATTTCCGAGCCTTCACCAACAGCGCCATCCTCTGCCACTTCGAGGATGTCCTCATCCCGCAGTTGCTCGAACTTTTCGGGACGATCACCGGCTGGTATTGGACGCCCGACGACTTGATGCAGGCGGGCGAACGCATCTACACCTTCAAACGCGTGCTCAACCACCGTTTTGGCCTCACCCGCGCCAACGATGCCCTGCCCAAACCGGTGTTGCAGGCGCTGGATGATGGCCCCACGGCCGGCTATGCGCCCGACCTGGAGACGCTCCTGGCTTTCTATTATCAGGTTCGGAATTGGGACCCGGTCAGTGGCCGGCCTTGTCCGGAGAAACTGAGCGAACTGGGTCTGGCCGATTTCACGCCGGAGCTTTGGGGCGCGGCCAGCGGGCAGGCGTCCGGGCCGGACGCCTGA
- a CDS encoding NAD-dependent epimerase/dehydratase family protein encodes MKTLAITGLFSPLGRHLAQAASQQGMRVLGIDLKPMTRPLADVEFIEADIRNPLLSELFKAEKVDTVVHCAFRWRQRRSEEVFDSNVLGTMRMLGAAALAGVRKVVLPSSTVVYGASPEHPAFLDEGSAFAGRPSYAFVRELREVENFVNGFRRQQSEMVITSLRFANILGGGVASPLAQLLSLPAPPILLGFDPMFQVIHHDDAVAALLHCLAHDCDGVYNIAARPAMPLLKIMALAATPPLPVLHPLVYLGFRSGRLLSPKIYDLAPLPWDYLRYSWVAATERMTGELGFEPTIDAETTVRQFGEAVRRQRYQGHTAYRFIVDRLQTGATAVPAG; translated from the coding sequence ATGAAGACGCTTGCTATCACCGGTCTATTCAGCCCCCTGGGGCGACATCTGGCGCAGGCAGCCAGCCAGCAGGGGATGCGCGTGCTTGGCATCGACCTGAAGCCCATGACCAGGCCCCTGGCCGATGTGGAGTTCATCGAAGCCGACATCCGCAACCCGCTGTTGTCGGAACTGTTCAAGGCCGAGAAGGTCGATACGGTTGTGCATTGCGCTTTCCGCTGGCGACAGCGCCGCAGCGAAGAGGTCTTCGATAGCAATGTGCTGGGGACGATGCGGATGCTGGGGGCGGCGGCGTTGGCGGGCGTGCGCAAGGTAGTCTTGCCGTCCAGCACGGTGGTGTACGGCGCCAGCCCTGAGCATCCGGCGTTCTTGGACGAGGGCAGCGCCTTTGCCGGGCGGCCCAGCTATGCCTTTGTGCGCGAACTGCGCGAGGTCGAGAACTTCGTCAACGGCTTCCGTCGCCAGCAGAGCGAGATGGTGATCACCAGCCTGCGTTTCGCCAATATCCTGGGTGGGGGGGTGGCCTCGCCGCTGGCGCAGTTGCTCTCGCTGCCGGCTCCGCCCATTTTGCTGGGCTTCGACCCCATGTTCCAGGTCATCCACCACGATGATGCCGTGGCTGCCCTGCTGCATTGCCTTGCCCATGACTGCGATGGCGTCTACAACATCGCTGCGCGGCCGGCAATGCCTCTGCTCAAGATCATGGCCCTTGCCGCCACCCCGCCACTCCCTGTCCTCCACCCGCTGGTCTACCTGGGTTTCCGTTCTGGCCGCCTGCTCTCGCCCAAGATCTACGATCTGGCGCCGCTGCCGTGGGACTACCTGCGCTATTCGTGGGTAGCGGCGACCGAACGCATGACCGGGGAGCTGGGCTTCGAGCCGACCATCGATGCCGAGACCACGGTGCGGCAATTCGGCGAGGCGGTTCGCCGGCAACGCTATCAGGGCCATACTGCCTATCGGTTCATCGTCGATAGGCTACAAACAGGCGCCACAGCCGTCCCGGCCGGCTGA
- a CDS encoding patatin-like phospholipase family protein, giving the protein MENKRPRQKRLGLALGGGASRGFAHIGVLQALAEAELWPEVVVGTSVGSVIGAGVAAGKSIDEIGAIARHIHWGRIARPAWPRRGFFSFAPLEQFIRQWLGDICIEDLPLRFGCVAADALSGWPRLFRDGRLAPRVRASCSVPIVVKPVLIEDRWYVDGGLIDNLPIRFTRSLGAELVVAVNLFGPPTRLPTRIDTYTAAILGHALVQAGDDPAGADVLVEPELTDFDMVRMPRGRLIELGYQAMSARLSELRQRL; this is encoded by the coding sequence GTGGAAAACAAGCGGCCGCGGCAGAAAAGGCTGGGCCTGGCCCTGGGAGGCGGCGCCTCTCGCGGCTTCGCCCACATTGGCGTGCTTCAGGCCCTGGCCGAAGCTGAGCTGTGGCCGGAGGTGGTGGTCGGCACCAGTGTTGGTTCGGTGATCGGGGCGGGGGTGGCGGCCGGCAAGAGTATCGACGAGATCGGCGCCATCGCCCGGCACATTCACTGGGGACGCATCGCTCGCCCGGCCTGGCCGCGCCGCGGCTTCTTCTCGTTTGCGCCGCTGGAGCAGTTCATCCGCCAGTGGCTGGGCGACATCTGCATCGAGGACCTGCCGCTGCGCTTTGGCTGCGTGGCAGCGGATGCGCTCTCTGGCTGGCCGCGCCTGTTCCGGGACGGGCGGCTGGCCCCGCGCGTGCGCGCGAGTTGCAGCGTGCCGATCGTGGTCAAACCCGTTTTGATCGAAGACCGCTGGTATGTCGATGGCGGGCTGATCGACAATCTCCCCATCCGTTTCACCCGCAGCCTGGGCGCCGAGTTGGTGGTGGCCGTCAATCTGTTTGGCCCGCCCACGCGCCTGCCAACTCGCATCGACACCTACACCGCCGCCATCCTCGGCCATGCCCTCGTCCAGGCTGGCGACGACCCGGCCGGCGCCGATGTGCTGGTGGAGCCGGAACTGACCGATTTCGACATGGTGCGAATGCCGCGGGGCCGGCTGATCGAACTCGGCTACCAGGCCATGTCGGCCCGCCTGTCAGAGCTACGCCAGCGCCTCTAA